The Legionella lansingensis DNA window AAAAAGTCGAATATGCCTTTTAGGACAAATGGAGAAACGTAGCAGCTTACCATAGAAATTCATGCGAATTGGAATACGATAGGCATCAGCTTGATTATCGCTCATTGCTTTTTTAATGGCATTCTTTAAGTTTTCATCTACTGTCTCATCGGCATCCAAATTCAATACCCAATCACCAGTAGCATAAGATAAAGTTCGCTGTTTTTGTATACCATAGCCTTGCCAATCGGTGCAATAAACATTTTTTGTGAATTCTTTCGCAATGGCAACAGTGTTATCGCTACTACCTGAATCCAGAACAATAATCTCATCTGCCCATTGTACGGATGTTAAACAACGACGTATATTCGCTTCTTCATCTTTTACAATAATGATGACACTCAGCATAGAAGAACCAGCTTAACGTAATTGCGGCAATTCTACCTTAGATAAAGCGTGATTGTTAGGTCTGGATATTTATGATTTATAAGAAAATATAAAAAAAATGCGCTTTAATGAAAGCGCATTAAGGCACGAAATTTACCAGGATTTAACATACCCCTTCTCTATGATCATG harbors:
- a CDS encoding glycosyltransferase family 2 protein — encoded protein: MLSVIIIVKDEEANIRRCLTSVQWADEIIVLDSGSSDNTVAIAKEFTKNVYCTDWQGYGIQKQRTLSYATGDWVLNLDADETVDENLKNAIKKAMSDNQADAYRIPIRMNFYGKLLRFSICPKRHIRLFKRAGACYSDDIIHEKVILPASARVARLKAAIQHHSFQDVSHALSKMNKYSSYTARIRIQQQKSPSLLKILAASSWMFFRCYFLQRGFLDGKAGFLLAVLSSQGTFYRGIKQHYRDSHTDKLPKILKE